AATCCACTACACCAGAGACACAAAAATATCACCTGACAAGAAAATGCTCTTATGGAAAACAAGTCTTTGATAGCTTTACATACTTCTTGAACACAGGGGAAGCCAGTCAATAAAGTTCCTTGTGGCctaaaagcagaaacatctgTTGGAGGCGGCTTGCTAGGCTGAATATAGCAGCAGGAAAGCCCAACTGATTAACTCCATCCTCTTCCTAACATGTTTTTGTGGTTCCCAGAAATCCCTAGAAAGGGCTCCTGAGGACACTGGCGCCATTACAAGCCAGCTGTAATTCTGTAAACAGAGAGATCAAGGAATCATTATCCTGACTGCAGTTCGCTTCTGGCATCCAGTTTGCGTAATTCACGCGTGCTTCAGCTGCTCTCCTTTAGCCGTGGGACAAGCTTGTCATgtagggaaagaggaagagccCATGCTCTGATGAAGGAGAGAATAAAACCATTGTTATTGTGAGGAGGACTGGGGGGGTTGGGGTCCATATAACCTTGCAAGtaggctggagctggggaaaaTGGTAGGGAAGATTAGAGCAGTAATACAGTAGACGCAGGAAGCACTTCCAGTGTGGCTGGGCTGATCCTCCTCGATACGAACAACCACCAGGGCCCTTCTCCCATAGTAACCCCACGGGGTGAAAATGCTTAAGAGGAATAGCCTTTTCTATCCCCTCCTCTGCACCGACTTTTGTCAAGATAGAACAGGACAAGCTGGTAGATAATCTCATCCAGGCTCCCTTTTCCACCaaaggttggaccaggtgatcttttgaggtcccttccaacctgagctGTTCTATGTTCTAGGACTTCAAGTCTGGTATCAAGTGACAACTTTGTCTCTGACATGACAGACAGCATGAGGGCAACTGCCTTCTTGGTGCGAATAAGGCGTGACTACTTGGCAAACAAATCCAACATGTCATTTTAAGAGTTGTGTTAGGGAAATACGCATTTCCCATCATGTAGCacgcttttttcccccctcactGGTACACTTCTGCAGTACACAAACACATAACTCAGAACAATTCAGAACTTACGATTTTAAAAGATACTAAGCAACCTGGATGCCTTTCAATGCAttttaatcaaatattttttttttatttgtacaatTGAAAATAAGTTCATTTTGGAGTTCAGGTTAACATAACATTTAATAAGTTTCTTCAATCTTCCCATACCTGTTTACccaaagaaatgttattttcactGCTGCATTTTGGACAGCTATAAGTAGTtaatttcacaatttttaagaaatttcaAGAACTAGAATTTAAGTTGTGATGTAGACAATTTCCTAATGCCAGGCTCCTGAAGCATTAGCTTTACTGACCACTCACCATACAGTATTCCTAATTATCCATATGCTGCCATTCGTCAAGTCTGAAACCTTCAAGAACGATTACATTTCCTGCAAGCTACCTTTCAACTAATGCATTGTCATAAAATTGAGGAAATCCAAAATCAGGTTGCTCTTGTGTTCAGACGTTGTCAGCAGGCTGAAAGATGTAAGGAGAATTCCTTCGCTGGAAGTGTCTCTGTCATCTCCCCTTTGTCAGCCTTGAAGGACATAGCAGTTCCAAGAAGGCATTCGCACTAAATGTCTTCCAGGAGTGGCAGCACCTGGACAATATTCTGACATCCTTTCAGCTGAAAACTATGGAAATAATGATCCTGTGGGGACATGCCTCAACATTCCTATGTATTCAGTATTGCCAAAATGGAGTATCATCTGCAATCCCAAAACCTTGTAGCTGATGAGGAAATATGATTGAGAACTTCTTTCACAGCTTGTACAGCCAAATAATGAACTACCTGCAACACTGCTTCCTGCAGCATGCTGTACATGGGCTAAGCAAACACCTAGGAGGAATACTTGTTCTGATTGTCCATGAACTTCTAGACGGACTGATATCTCAAGTTAACGTTAAGCATCACCCACTGCAAATATTGATACACTGTCAAAGTCAAAACATTTGACTGCGGTACATTACTTTTACCTTTTCAAATATTGCTACTGCAGCTTCCTTACGATCTTGGAAATAATCAACAGACAATGGTCTATTCCCTTTTCAACTGTGTAAAAATGAACAACTGCCAAAAAACCTTTGTTGTTTTTGTGCTTTGAGGCATCTATTgcccagaggggaaaaaaccctttttcagctaaatgtttgctttctctgtgaGAGAGGATCTAATATATTGCTGGCATACACAAAGCTCTCTTCCTAGAAAGATGAGTTGTCTTACCTGTAGTTGGAAAACTACACTATTGTTTTCACAATCAAGTGATCCATAGGAGTGATTATGAATCCTACTACCATAGGTTTCCAGCACATCTGGAAACACACAgcacattttcacatttctacTAATAAAAAGCTCAAAGTTTCACCTTTGTAAGAAATGCCAGAATTACTTCTTTGCTGTATTCCACTTCCATCCTACCCGATGTGACAGTTCACCATGCATAACCGAGGAATGTCTCTATAAACTGCAGGATGTTTCCTGACAATTATTGCCAACTTTATTGAGTTACTCAACATCATTTCTCCACTTactctggaaagcagaaagtcttttttttttttagacatgTGTCTGGACTTGTTGCAGGATTGTTGACACTGCAATTGCAGTCACGGTCACAAAACTTGTAGGGACCAGCTAAAAACACATTAGTAATAGTTAGCATTATTCTTAAGTCACAGTCATTCTGCATCCCACCTCCACTGGACGAGGCCAAGAGACCTTACATATGGTGCCTCAAACAGCCAATATTAGCTTGCAACAAGTCTATAAGAAAAAGTAATCTTTCAGTTTGCAAACTTTCTCATGCAGGGGAGTAATTTCTGCAATTCCACAGCTACTCTGTAAGcacatttaaatgtatttatctgcattttagtacacattgaaataatttctgtgtaaTGTTCATAAACATAAGATCTTTGGACTTCAATTGTGCTGCATAAAGAGAAACTACTTTTCTTGGAGACGAAGTAAATACGACTTTGCCTACAGCAGAATGATGGGATGGGAAAACGAAACAGCCTTTGGTAGACAGATACATGGCCCATTCACTCAGCAGTTCTTCAGAGGGAAATGAGTATTCACTCATGTGCAGTCTATGTGCAGTCTTTCCTGGATTGATACTTAATTCTGGGTAGATCCTGCTGGCTTAAAGGAATAGTTTTAATCAGAATCCGAGGGATTTACTACCCTGtgggctttttgggggggggggggggggggggagttgtgcgttgtttttttcttgagggAATGAACTGCCtcagttttctggtttttttgctcCCTTTCAGCTTAcagattattaaaatttatCAGTAGAATGTGGACCTTGTGTTGGAAATGTACATCTTCagacttatttttctccattgcaTATGTTTACCTCTCAGAAGGTTTACCTCCCACAGTGGAAAAGAGTAAGATCAAATGTGAAAGGGAACCCACTGCTCTTTCCAGCTCTACTAAAGGACTCCTCAAAATCCTCCCTCTGTAGTCACCTCGGAAGACATCAACAGCACAACACAATGAGAATCGCTCAGTCCTGGAGTCTTCCTCTATTTATATATTTccaaaattcaattaaaattccCAGAGGACTCTGCTGAAATCTCTAACTGGCATTGCATAGAGCAAAACCCTATGTGACGAATATTTGCTCTCTGTGTAGCCAGTAGCAACATTTTACAAAGTTTTCTCCCTCGCATGCTATTTCCTCACCTGTGTTAGAGAGGCCTGAGGCAATATCATGTTTTCACAGGCAAAGGCtcaaaaaggaagatttatAACTTCAGGCTTGTTTTTTACTGCAATTCTGAGACAAAAAAACATAGCAACTTTTTAAGTGTTTTGGTTAGCATTTGttaaaagctgagatttttttcagactgactTCCCTTCCAAAAATAAGGTGATTACTTGCCATTGCTTTGCGAGGGTCTGACTGATTCAGCCCTCCCCTTAATCCTGCTACAGATGAGTGAGATAAGAGACTTCCCCCAGGGCCATGGGGATCTGCTTGTGGCCCTGGCCTGGCATGAACTCCTCGCTCTGCCCAGCAGCTTCCCTCCCCGCTGCGTGCTGTGCACAGCCGTTAGGTACCTCGTCCAGCACTCCTGCCAATCTCACTTCACgtgtcccctcctctcccatccAGCCCTCATAGGCTTGATTCCTGATCCTGATCCCCCCACTTTCCTCCCCCACTTCCCTAGCCTGCTCCAAGCACCGCCATCTGCTCAGGCTTTCCCAGCTCTCAGGACACATACGGAGAAGGAGGAATGGGAGTTTTTCTCCCTGGGATGGTTCCCTTGTCACAGCCCTGTTCCAGCTTTCTTCCCCTGTCCCTCACTCTCCTAAAATAAAGCTCAGGTGACAACTCAAATAGCACAAAGCAGAACAGATGATGTGATACCTCAGCAAGGCAAGTCAGGTACCAGAGAGGTGCTGCGCAAGGTATCAGAGCCCCTCAGCAAAGTGGAATTCCATGTCCTCTTTCCGTAGCTGTGACCTCAGGCAGCTTGGGGACACAGCATGACCACAGGCCACGGTGACGGACCACCTCTGCTGTGGGATCCTGGACAGCAGACACCTCTGCTTGGGCTGCAAATGCTTGAATCGCAGGGCAGGTGGCAGGGAGTGTGCAGCAGAGGCTGATGTCTGAGTCTAACCAGCATCACGTAGACCCATCCTCTCTCCTGGCAGGCAGGGACTCAAATCAAAACTACTTGGAAAGACCTTGCCCCAGGACGTGACCTGGCACCTGCAAAATCCATGCAGTGCTTAttggggaagcagcagagctccTACGTCCCTAAAACCCCAAAAGAGCTGCTCTGTGGGAGGAACCAGAATTAGGTATTTTTGATCTCTTCATAATCGGATCTCCTCTGGTGCGTGAGGTGGCTCCATACCAGGTGGCAACAGGGGGGTCGTGTCTGGCGCATGAGGTAATGGAGAAGGGACCACGGACCCGGGCTGCTTTCGGGATCAAGCTCTCAGGTGAGGAGGTCGTGGCCCTGTGCACCTCTCACAGCCCCTTAGCGGACGGCGGATCAGGCAGGATCACGGTCGCCGTGCCACGCTGGGCGATCGCAGCCGCGGCCCTGCCGCCTCAGCCAGCTCCGGGCCGCGACGGGCCGGCGCCATCGCCTCAGAGCCCGCCAGACCGCGCATGCGCCCGCTGGGCGCCCCGCCCCTGTCCCCGGGCCCTGCGGCTGGCGCGAGAACGGGAGGCGGGCGGGGACATTCCCGCTCGGAGCCGGTCACGTGCTCGCCGGCATGGccggggagcgggcggcggggagcgcgcAGGAGGCCGCGGGGCCCGCGCGCGCGTCctcgcccggcggcggcgggagcgcgctccccgcccgcccTTTCATCTGCTCCTTCCCCGACTGCGACGCCACCTTCAACAAGGCCTGGAAGCTGGACGCCCACCTCTGCCGGCACACGGGCGAGGTGAGCCGGGCCGGCCGGCGCTGGGCCGCCGGCAGCGCGGCGATGGCCTTGAGGGAGCGGCGACGCGGGGTTCCCGCTCGGGCCTCCCCGTCGGCGGGGGAGGGAGGTTTTGTGTGAGTGAGGTGAGGGGCGGCGTGCCGGGGCCCGGCAGGTGGATGGCGcggggccagggctgccccggggCCCTGCTGGCGTTGGCCCCCTCGGGGGGGTCGGGCAGCCTGCTTCACCTCGTGGGTACCCACAACACCGTCGGGGGGGGCTGCGTGGGTTGTGTCTGAAATGCCGCCGCCGGGGCATCCTGCTGAAGGCAGCCTCCTGGAAAGAGCCGAGCCCCGTGAGGTGTGGTTTGTCGTCTCTGAACAACCCTCTCCCTTTCAGAGGCCGTACGTCTGCGATTACGAAGGCTGCGGTAAAGGTTTCACGAGAGATTTCCACCGCGCTCGACACCTTCTTACGCACACTGGGGAAAAGCCGTTCGAGTAAGGCCaaattttttacttcttaaaatGCATTACGCTTGTCCTTATGGAAATGAAGGGGAGTTAGAACTGGTGCGTGGGTGGTGCAGAGCATGCATGCCTAGTTTTGGTATGAGTGCTGCCGTAACAGCGTGCACGCAGGGTGAGACGTGAGGAATCTCCTTAGCCTAAAACCTCCTATCTGGCAGTGATCCATAATAGATGCTTAAAGGAATGGGCAGATCTCTCCCTAGaatacagaattaaaagaaggaagggCAGTTATCTCCTGTTACTAAGCCCTTAATAGCTGCATGTCATGGATTAGGAGCTAGGAATTCCTAcgtgttttattaaaaatctcttctgataTGTTTTCCTGTGGCTTTTGATTGTAACTTAGCCTCTGGCTTTTCGTGtctttaaagcaaatttttatatttgggTTGTGAGTTTCGGTTATTCTTTGTGTATTCCTCTTGTCCAATGATTGCTGTATCTGCCTAGGAAACAAATCGCTGTTTGAGAGtgataataaaaaatgcagttcattTGCAGGTGCACAGCTTATGGATGCAATCAGAAATTTGGAACAAAATCAAACTTAAAGAAGCACATTGAGCGCAAGCATCAAAATCAGCAAAAGCAATATGTGGTGAGTAATTACCTTCGACGCTGTAAAGTGGAGGTTAAACAAGCTCCTTTTTGTGTATCTAGTGAAATACTTCAACTTGTTATCATGCTGTACAAGTTCAAATACTATGATTGGGATTTCAGCAAACACATGTGGACTGAGCTGTCATTATTTGGCCTCTAATGATAACTTAATTTCCTAAATAGTGCGACTTTGAAGGCTGTAACAAGTCTTTCAGGAAACATCAACAACTTAAAGTTCATCAGTGTCACCACACCAATGAACCTCCCTTCAAGTAGGTGgataattttaataatgaacTTTAACAATTCCATTTAAACACTGTAGATGGAAACGGGTGCCTCTTCTCAAGCTTTTCATTGatgtggcatttaaaaaaaaaaactggaatGAATTTGTAGTCATGGCTGCAAGTACATTTCTTGTACTAGTCCTTTGCTCAGTAGTCTGTTTTCAGCAACAGTCTTGGTGCTCTGTAACTTCAGCATTCCAGACATTTTCTTAGGGTTTATTACAAGTtcataggaaaaataaacaaaaaaaccccagtttttAGTTCACACAGTCTGAAATACAAGCATAAGAGCTTGCacagtaatgaaaaatgcagctaCCTCTGTTTTCCAGTAACAAGCAGTGACTTGGCTAACACTGAAATGAGTAGTAGCTTAAAAATGGTGAGAGGCTTGGACACCAATCTGAGAAGCTGTGCATTGCAACTCCACTATTTACATGACACATCAGTATAGATCTGATGAAAGCAAAGTTTAGTCTTGTACTTCCTACAGGTGGAACACACTTAACAGGAGTGTTCCACTTAAGTGAAGTGCACTAGTATGGCTCGGTGACAGGCACAAAAATActgtcagagctgctgctctgactgCTAGATGTGTACAAGCCACTTAAACCCTCCACTTTCTATCTCTCTTTTATGTTTCAAGAGCCTACTGTGTAGGGATGATATGAGGCTTGATTCTTCAGCGAAAGCTTAACTTGCTGTATACATGAAAATCATACTATAGTTTTAACTCTCGAGGGGATCAAGAGTCCTCTCTTAGAAACATATTATGGAATTTACTTTTACAAGGCCGGGGGGGACGGGACAGAACAGCTCTCTAGGCAAGGGGAAACTTGGATTATTTTGTCCACTTTAATTGTTCTTGacttaaagaacaaaaaatatgtgGATGCAGTGAAAGAAACTAAACCAGTGTATTTTATACCTAGATGTAATAATGAAGGGTGTGGAAAGTACTTTTCTACTCCAAGTCAACTAAAGCGGCACGAGAAGATACATGAAGGtaatacagtttttcttcttgcttcaaTTATGttttagcaaaggaaaaaggactTCTTCCAGTACAGAGAGTATGCAGGGATGTATGACAGACATGAAAGTATTCTGGGCCTAGTGATCCAGACAGACAAAACAAGAGCACCCATTTTGAATACTCAAATGGGATACAATTGCAAGGCATTGCAGTGTTCAGTTACAATGTACTCGCAGCAGGCTAAACAGAGCTCAGGATTCCTTCAgccatttcttctgtcttctggaGATGGGCTAATGGTTAAGGCACTAGCCTAGAGCTCCAGAGGTTAGGATCAGTTGCCAGTTCTGCCACAGATCTCCTATGGAGCCTTGGCAAAACCATGTAGGCTTGCATTTTTTAAGTTGTTAGTGTACCTATGTGAAAGGTATTTAAGTGAAATCGTCAGGAAGTGGTCATGTATGTTTGAGCTAATCCTGCTACGCTCCTATCCATTCTTTCAGTACTATTGACAGCTAACCCACTTTCCAgtgctagaaaaaaaaccaaacccaaggGACTAGGAAGAGTATCCAAAAAGCTGTGATTCATACTGCATTCCTTTCTTAAGACACGGACTTGTTCATAGTTGTTTGACCTTTCCAGTCCTGGGTTTTAAATACTGTTGACTTTCTGTGGTTCATTTAAAAACCATCCTGTCTGCTTGCTAGAATGGTAGAGTCTCTTTAGACTCTGGAATATTACTGTATGGTcaagatcttatttttttaatatgtaatacaaatatttatagagaaattatatattattaCAGTTATTTTCATCTATTTCAGTGAAAGCGTATGGCTGGTGAGGAAGTAGTTTTACTGAAGCAAGGAGAGAGAGtttcataaaatcatttaagttggaaaggacctctggaggtcatctggtccaactccctgctcaagGCGAGGTCAGTGAGACCAGGTTACTGAGGGCTGCATCCAGTCAAGTTTTCAATGTTTCCAGGGTCAGGGATTCCCCGGCCTCTCTGGACAACTTGTGTCAGTGATACAAGGTTTCTTCCTTAAATCTGTTAGGATTTTCTCGTGGTCTAATTTGTGTTGGTTGCCTCTTGTCCCATCACTGTGCAGtatgggaggagaggagcaatACTGgcctttaattttcaaatgctgaaaGTGGAGTTCCCCCTTGTAAAACTGGACTGTGTTTGCCAGAACCTTTGTGATTGTAAACATTTGCCCTGTCTAACAGGCTATgcatgcaagaaagaaaactgctcaTATACTGGAAAAACTTGGACAGAGCTTCTGAAACATAATAAAGAAAGTCATACAGGTAAACTCCAAATGCTTTAGTAAATAGAACGTAACTTTTAATACAAATAGGAAACAAACTGCTAATTTGAAGAGGAGTCCTTGCTGAACTCATTTCATCAACTTGTCGTTGTGTCTAGACAAACTTGTTTGCTAACACTTTATCAGTAAAATGGTTGTCACTCTGGCTAGACTTTTAAGGGATGAAAATGCTGCTCAGTATACTAATTTTGCTTTGTGATCCAGTTAACAAGAAATTGTATAACGCACAATTTCAGATCTGGATAATTCATACTGCATTATTCTCTTCCAGTCTCTGAGCTCCTTGCATTTCATGTGGATTTTAGCATTGTTCTAGGGGACTACTAGGGTTTGATTCTGAGCTCCTGTAAGAAGCTGTTAATTTATActctgcctgtctctctccCACTCAGAGCCGATAGTTTGCAGTGAGTGTCACAAAACTTTTAAACGGAAAGATTACCTCAAGCAGCATCAAAAAACACATGCTGTGGAGAGGGAAGTCTGCCGATGCCCAAGAGAAGGATGTGGGAGAACTTACACAACTGTATTTAACCTTCAAAGCCATATCCTCTCTTTTCATGAGGAGAAAAAACCATTCTCTTGTGATTATCCGGCCTGTGGAAGAGTGTTTGCAATGAAGGTATGTATTTTTTACACTGTTCTAATCTGAATCACATCATCTGAAATGATAAACCTAactcttttttctccccccccacccccgctctTTGTAACTGTAGCAGAGCCTAGCAAGGCACGCAGTTGTACATGAtcctgaaaagagaaagctgaactCGAAAGTAAGTTATACTCTTGAAAAAGTCCGCTCAACCATACCCTGTCACTTCAGAGGAGGGTAAACGTTATGTGTTTTAGAATGTGACTTCAGGCAGGAAAACAGGCCAGCTATCTACTTAATTTGGGAGATTCTTAATTTCTGAAGCTCCTTTAAATAATGCAGTGCTGGACTATTCattgatttcttctttccccaccACATTAGTAGTCTTTGCTCCATAGATATGTTAAGTTGCTAATTCTGGATTTATTTCTGGCAGGCAAAGCGTTCTCGTCCTAAGAGGAGCTTAGCCTCTCATCTGAGCGGCTACATTCCTCCTAAAACGCAGCCAGGGAAGGATGCGGTTGTGACAGAAAGCAAGACAATGGATAAGcccatggaaaatgaaataccaACTGTTGAAATTCTGACTCTGCAGTAAAGGTTAACTGAGACAACATTCTTCACAGAATGACCAGTGCAAAGCTCAACAATAACTTGATCAAGTTTACAGTTtcgttttttttaataagaaattaatattgTTTACACCTCTTCATAAACTCACTGATGCAACTCATTTGACTTCAGATCTTcgttttcatctttctttactgtaccatttttctgtttttccatcttctgGTGTGCTTTCAACTCTTTGTCTGACATGTGTCTTAAAATACAGGTACTCACTCCTTCTCTAGTAACTTTTGGCTTGGAAAGATAAGTGGCTTTCTCGGACACAGTCTCCAAAATCTGATCAAAAAGCATGAActaaaaagaaggagaaaaataggaCTAAATGCCCAAACAcaggtagaaaaatatttcaggctgTTCTGTAATGACACGATCTCCTGCTTGTGGTTTAGCTATTAGCTGAAACGAGCTAGTTGCTAGTCCTGGTTTGAGCAGTTCCGTCTGTCCTTTCCTAACCATTTGTTCTTTACTCACAAGCAGGTTTAGGAAAGTCACCAGAAGGATTAAGCCATTTCCTGACACTTAGGCTGAATTCCTGACTCATCCTGTTTCGCTGTTGAAAGGTGTCTGTGAAAGTGGAATGCATCTGACTCCTCCCTACCCTCCTCCCACTAGATTCGGGCATATTATTATGGGGCTTTCCTCTTAAGGGGCAGTATTGTTCTAAGGTTAGCAGAATGTGGTAGTATTGAACTGAGTGATACAGTGCATTCATATAACAAGCTGAACTCTTAAGCTCATAATTAAACTTTTAGATTTAAGGACAACCTAAATCTGGACTTTGTCATGAAATGTTCTGCTGCCTCCCATATCCAGTTCTTCCTCCTGCTACCCTTTCCTTGTGAATTCAACTTCCTACAAAAAATTTTGTTCCTTCTGGATGAAGTGATATCACaattttttccagcaatttaGTAGAGAGAATCATCAGGGAAACCTAGTTCACTATgcacattaaaaggaaaaaaaaaccttacatGGAATCTTTATAAAAAAGCCATTTGTGCAAATGACAATGAAGACAAGTCTCAAGGCCCTGCAATTATACTCATGAGTAAGTTGCCATGAGCTCCCTAACATCTTTATAGATGTTTACTTTGCCGGTCTTGGAACACCATTCCAGTAGTTTTTCACACAGCAGTGGACAACTAGCCTTAGCCACAGTTGCACAAATGCATCTTCAGAAGAACACTTAGGTTATTGAAATAATCCAGCTAAAatacagcagaattttttttaaaccttactGTTAAACTTTTCAGTGAGTGAGCTGGCTTAAGGCATAGATAGGAAAATTTCAGGGAGTGAGCTGGCTTAAGGCCTAGACAAGAAAATTTCACCAGCAGCAGTTAATAAGGTGGTGCTGCAGAGGAGTAGGAACTGCTTACACTCTGCTCTCAAAGCCAATATTATAACTGCATTCTTAAGAAGGCATGGTACTTGAATTGTCTCTATGGGACTACTTTTCTAGAACTGCAGTGTTTGAACAGATGCAGCTTAAGGTGGGTCAACCATTACTTTCATGGGACCTAGACCATCACTTATTTTAACAGCAcatgatatattaaaaaaaggtggCAGTACTGAATAAGGGAAGCTAAT
Above is a genomic segment from Gymnogyps californianus isolate 813 chromosome 1, ASM1813914v2, whole genome shotgun sequence containing:
- the GTF3A gene encoding transcription factor IIIA, which produces MAGERAAGSAQEAAGPARASSPGGGGSALPARPFICSFPDCDATFNKAWKLDAHLCRHTGERPYVCDYEGCGKGFTRDFHRARHLLTHTGEKPFECTAYGCNQKFGTKSNLKKHIERKHQNQQKQYVCDFEGCNKSFRKHQQLKVHQCHHTNEPPFKCNNEGCGKYFSTPSQLKRHEKIHEGYACKKENCSYTGKTWTELLKHNKESHTEPIVCSECHKTFKRKDYLKQHQKTHAVEREVCRCPREGCGRTYTTVFNLQSHILSFHEEKKPFSCDYPACGRVFAMKQSLARHAVVHDPEKRKLNSKAKRSRPKRSLASHLSGYIPPKTQPGKDAVVTESKTMDKPMENEIPTVEILTLQ